A stretch of Besnoitia besnoiti strain Bb-Ger1 chromosome III, whole genome shotgun sequence DNA encodes these proteins:
- a CDS encoding hypothetical protein (encoded by transcript BESB_047920) — protein sequence MLGSGHPIRPAVMQFILNELCPAGHDAPSAGSPSELLNQLQVPSLKLQQNQKSSPASACRSPEGGCATFETSDLGTAADRLPDESPATGQGTNTETFGCGSVCSLTKGPQEYGRQWDSRPTQGTGVFHALRMFGGDMSPGHVEYDALGGVLPGAVLRELQIDVAALGNHDIKSTWTHLDDFMRANEGLTTFVATNLRFEDGELTPGIKPSGDDERGAAISAPTPGMFPQEGLPSPVQVRDGLAGAMEDDEEARRTKDNASSSVRPRSQYIVEFALWVADPTGESRFFPQPDLETDKLRTRLRGLGSPAAAVCFLGAMTEELYSLASPPLGVRILGPNVAETVRATLSRCRAAYMKLRDQLQKAELSQGLQISQPQQVRTTRCNEHGHPRMPHKAKLRSYRQGHVTTAIPCKTTEAEAREENNKTGEILRATSGENRKHVNQPEGEHAFISRPDSFEGLGKSREYGCLLEVKTGCHPTVVLISHLGFRAEKELAKALEGELDLIFSGHSHTILPDDHFPTYVPLTAGARNPPSSPALDCSGVYGAATKYSSSGEGTSSGVHSSQGREKHVGCKDTGTFIVTSGSHGRRVTVVDLHFAPYHRDKKRGGLSQLSNPLFSYVDVDATLAAAVEYHKKSTNATSASVFTENRKFSAGLPTLPASQIQTKKPAVPQQHTQYAASGSADFAHPRRFPPKYSNAHCSPEYRCRRTAQDIQPARSMAPINGVLATDSNTEHACSSAPYSSPMQQVFVVCERVPSDCPHLYHLPLFGLAGAMQFSPRVHNVDKKVLTGKSTKVAEAVVLTSGVSSPASLALTLPERLDTTLCSLPLTTKVMCPVLASLHSSLTRSERTDEYVAFAGEQGIDGSFDSCRRSECPMGRLITDALRVVVRKALRVDVSTELPFAERERQRGRGTNLARAITGDFVPMPVKDNASGIGGRQMVWPRKRGGASRAWIATIALQSSGNIRSSFKGSQKITTKHIREVLPWDNKVDVVELTIEDLLTIWQHSLQRLMNSGQCILVTKEAAKFFPYLRLTSGDTLTEPQVASNLAPRRKHVDRSHFLLPSCRADAKEDALQSPSVIQMAGARIIVEYSGSESKQAAERLWAAAARVKLFVPVVPLTLVERSVKRNSSSQSPQNEDWSNEEFEEEDFWVVTETDAGSQIPRRGDAQMCGSSCKFPLHVSKAGYSKKGDVLRRSVANSVGVPVERIFIPKAKDTQERSAWSVDLLPIFVRRAGHGGSYMMNSTHLEQLTIVAENVVFIGVLDSFLSRGGDGLVVDDADHRFHLTRVEIVDEDMRPPVEQPLQGVSGQMPSDNAHSVLEATRQPAGQWLAGNSGDSGQPILSERGYSVKVLRRISEMTVTEALTEFLRMRLGKAVLPSSRQRAMVRIFPSAQLPHGRGRGS from the exons ATGCTTGGGTCGGGGCACCCAATTCGCCCTGCTGTGATGCAGTTTATTCTCAACGAGCTGTGCCCAGCAGGACATGACGCGCCATCGGCGGGATCACCTTCAGAGCTGCTCAATCAACTGCAGGTTCCTTCGttgaagctgcagcagaacCAGAAGTCCAGTCCAGCCTCGGCGTGCCGATCACCCGAGGGGGGATGCGCGACTTTTGAGACTAGTGACCTAGGTACAGCAGCGGACCGGCTTCCTGACGAGTCACCGGCAACCGGCCAAGGCACGAACACAGAGACCTTTGGGTGTGGTTCGGTCTGCTCCCTGACAAAGGGGCCGCAAGAATATGGGAGACAATGGGATTCGCGACCAACTCAAGGGACGGGCGTCTTTCACGCTCTGCGGATGTTTGGAGGTGATATGAGCCCCGGTCATGTAGAGTATGATGCTCTTGGAGGAGTGCTCCCTGGTGCAGTTTTGAGAGAGCTTCAG ATTGACGTCGCGGCGTTAGGGAACCATGACATAAAATCCACGTGGACCCACCTGGATGATTTCATGCGTGCAAATGAAGGCCTCACGACGTTTGTGGCCACTAATCTGCGCTTCGAGGATGGCGAGTTGACACCAGGCATAAAACCATCCGGTGACGATGAACGGGGGGCTGCCATAAGCGCACCGACGCCAGGTATGTTTCCTCAAGAAGGTTTACCCTCCCCAGTACAAGTAAGGGATGGCCTCGCTGGAGCGatggaagacgacgaagaagcgaggcgaacTAAGGATAATGCGAGTTCTTCTGTCCGGCCGCGTTCTCAATATATTGTGGAGTTCGCGTTGTGGGTGGCTGACCCGACTGGAGAATCGCGATTCTTCCCGCAGCCAGATTTAGAAACAGACAAGCTACGAACACGTCTTCGCGGTCTAGGGTCCCCTGCTGCGGCAGTCTGTTTCCTCGGAGCAATGACTGAAGAACTCTACTCGCtagcgtctcctcctctgggGGTGAGGATACTAGGACCGAACGTCGCAGAAACCGTTCGTGCTACACTGAGTCGGTGCAGAGCAGCGTACATGAAATTGCGAGACCAGTTGCAGAAGGCGGAGTTATCCCAGGGACTGCAAATCTCACAGCCTCAGCAGGTTCGCACAACAAGGTGCAATGAACATGGCCATCCACGTATGCCGCACAAGGCCAAACTCCGCTCTTACCGTCAGGGGCATGTCACAACAGCCATACCTTGCAAAACTACGGAagcagaagcgcgcgaggaaaACAACAAAACCGGCGAAATATTGCGTGCCACCTCAGGAGAGAACAGGAAGCATGTGAATCAGCCTGAAGGGGAACATGCATTCATCAGTAGACCCGATTCCTTCGAGGGGTTAGGGAAAAGCAGGGAATACGGTTGTCTTCTCGAGGTGAAGACCGGTTGCCACCCCACAGTGGTCCTCATTTCGCATCTCGGGTTCAGGGCAGAGAAAGAACTGGCAAAGGCTCTGGAGGGCGAGCTCGACTTAATTTTTTCAGGTCACTCTCACACCATCTTACCGGATGACCATTTCCCTACGTATGTCCCCCTGACTGCAGGCGCTAGGAATCCGCCGTCGAGCCCTGCCCTCGATTGTAGCGGGGTCTACGGAGCAGCCACGAAATACAGCTCGAGCGGGGAGGGGACTTCGTCGGGAGTTCACAGCAGTCAAGGTCGGGAGAAGCACGTAGGCTGCAAGGACACCGGCACCTTCATAGTGACAAGCGGTTCTCACGGTAGGCGCGTGACAGTGGTTGATCTACACTTTGCTCCATATCATAGAGACAAGAAGAGAGGGGGCCTATCCCAGCTATCTAACCCTCTTTTCTCGTATGTGGATGTCGATGCcaccctcgccgccgcggtggaATACCACAAGAAGTCGACGAACGCGACAAGTGCTAGTGTTTTCACGGAGAACAGGAAATTCAGCGCTGGACTCCCCACACTCCCTGCAAGCCAGATTCAAACAAAGAAGCCAGCCGTTCCGCAGCAACACACACAGTACGCGGCAAGCGGCTCTGCAGATTTCGCTCATCCACGCCGATTTCCGCCAAAGTATTCAAATGCCCACTGCTCCCCGGAATATCGCTGTCGGCGGACGGCGCAAGACATTCAGCCAGCTCGCTCGATGGCGCCGATTAATGGTGTCCTCGCTACTGACTCGAACACAGAGCACGCGTGTTCGTCTGCTCCCTATAGTTCACCAATGCAGCAAGTTTTCGTTGTATGCGAGCGTGTGCCCAGCGACTGCCCGCATTTGTACCATCTTCCGCTCTTCGGATTGGCCGGAGCAATGCAGTTCTCCCCGCGGGTGCACAATGTTGACAAGAAAGTGCTGACAGGAAAATCCACAAAGGTTGCAGAAGCGGTGGTGCTGACatccggcgtctcctcgcctgcttcgctcGCTCTTACGTTACCTGAGCGCCTCGACACCACACTGTGTTCGCTCCCTCTCACCACGAAGGTGATGTGCCCCGTGCTGGCGTCCCTCCATAGTTCGCTGACGCGCAGTGAGCGAACCGATGAATATGTAGCTTTCGCCGGCGAACAAGGCATAGATGGGAGCTTTGATAGCTGCAGAAGGTCTGAATGCCCCATGGGTCGCCTCATCACAGATGCCCTGAGGGTCGTCGTTCGAAAAGCTTTACGTGTTGACGTTTCCACTGAACTGCCGttcgcagagagagagagacaaagggGAAGAGGAACGAATCTCGCGAGAGCGATTACTGGGGACTTTGTACCGATGCCAGTTAAAGACAATGCCTCCGGAATAGGCGGTCGGCAGATGGTATGGCCACGTAAAAGAGGAGGGGCCAGCAGGGCCTGGATTGCAACGATTGCCTTACAGTCCTCAGGAAACATTCGCAGCTCTTTCAAGGGAAGTCAAAAAATAACCACAAAACACATACGGGAAGTTCTCCCTTGGGACAACAAAGTGGATGTCGTGGAGCTCACCATCGAGGATTTGCTGACCATATGGCAGCATAGTCTTCAACGGCTAATGAACAGCGGTCAATGTATTTTGGTCACAAAAGAGGCAGCAAAGTTCTTTCCTTATCTGCGTTTGACTTCCGGGGACACATTGACTGAGCCACAAGTCGCCAGTAATCTGGCGCCACGACGCAAGCATGTAGACAGAAGTCACTTTCTCCTTCCCAGCTGTCgggcagacgcgaaggaggatGCATTACAGTCTCCATCAGTTATTCAGATGGCTGGCGCACGTATCATTGTCGAGTATTCCGGATCCGAGTCAAAGCAAGCGGCCGAACGGTTGtgggctgcagcggcccgcGTCAAACTATTTGTTCCTGTCGTGCCCCTCACGCTAGTAGAGCGGTCTGTCAAAAGGAATTCCTCGAGTCAGTCTCCCCAAAACGAAGACTGGAGTAACGAGGAATTCGAGGAGGAGGATTTCTGGGTAGTCACAGAGACCGATGCGGGTAGTCAGATTCCAAGAaggggagacgcgcagatgTGTGGCTCGAGTTGCAAGTTTCCATTGCACGTTTCGAAAGCAGGCTACTCAAAGAAAGGTGACGTTCTCAGGCGGTCTGTGGCAAACTCGGTGGGCGTGCCCGTAGAGCGTATCTTCATTCCCAAGGCAAAGGACACGCAGGAGCGCAGCGCTTGGTCCGTCGACCTTCTGCCTATCTTTGTTCGGCGCGCTGGACATGGCGGAAGTTATATGATGAATTCCACTCACCTAGAGCAGTTAACAATTGTGGCTGAAAACGTCGTCTTTATTGGAGTCCTAGATAGCTTCCTTTCCCGTGGTGGAGATGGTCTGGTAGTTGACGACGCGGATCACCGATTCCATCTTACACGCGTGGAAATTGTCGATGAAGACATGCGCCCGCCTGTCGAACAGCCACTGCAGGGAGTCAGTGGCCAGATGCCAAGCGACAACGCGCATAGTGTTTTAGAGGCGACAAGGCAACCAGCGGGGCAATGGCTTGCAGGCAATAGTGGTGATAGTGGTCAGCCTATTCTGTCCGAACGGGGATATTCAGTGAAGGTTCTTCGACGCATCTCAGAGATGACTGTGACAGAGGCATTGACAGAGTTTCTGAGAATGCGCCTTGGAAAGGCCGTGCTTCCCAGCTCCCGGCAGAGAGCTATGGTTCGTATTTTTCCGTCGGCACAGCTTCCTCacgggagagggaggggctCCTGA